The segment TTCCATTTATTAAATATAGCATTGTCCATAAACCCTGCAGACCGACCCCATTGCGCATCAAATTCTCCCTTTCCATTTTCAAACGCCCTATACTCATCCCCACCAGCACCTTCTGACTTATAGTGATTTAAAATATCCGTGTTACTCTGATCTACTAACTTAGTTAGTTTTAAGCCATCTGGAATGATAAAATAGTATCCACCAATTGATTCATAGAATGCCCAGTCTCTAAATTTGAAAGTCACTTCCCACTCAATTTTTTTATCGGTTACGGAAGTTGATTCTATCGAAACGGATTGCTGTATTTGAAATGGTTTGCCTGGATAGTTCGTATCTTGGATGTAAGCCGGTTGTTTCTCATTCGGCAATTCTGGAGTAACAGGGAGGGATTCCATATCCAAATTATTTTCAGCTGACCTTACAGCACGCGATGTAAATTCAGAAAGGGTTGAATCCTCAACCTTTGTTTCTGGGGTTGCTTCAGCCTTTGGCTCAGAAATGACATTCTCGATTTCCTCTAGGTTAGCAGACTGGTTTGGAACTTCATCGTCTTGATTTCCTCCATTCTCAGCTCCTTTTGTAGCTTACTCTTCAACTGTCAATGGCTGTTCTTCTAACGTTTGATTAGATTCTATTGTCACAAGGCTTTCATCGGTTGATGCCTCCGTATCCGCCTTGATATTTGATCTGATTGTATTACATTATTCTTATCATCTACCCATTTCGAAACCCTGTAACCTTTTTTTAGAATAACATCATTCGGTTTTCGATCATTATCAAGCGGAGCTTCTTTAATAGCAATTTCTTTCAAAAATTCTGCTAACGTTGTCCCTGCAGAAATTGTTCTTTGGAAATTACCTTGATAAATATAATAACGGAAATCCAAATCCGTAATTTCTGAGTTTTCCCCTCCTTTAACTGTAACGGTAATCTTATCTTTTGATTTTAAACCTTTTATAGGCGCTTCAGTTTCTTTGTCTACCTCAGGAACTGAAAGGGCTTTCTTTTCTGGTTTCTCAGTGTTTGGATTTTTATTCGACTTTGGATTTACCTGCTCTAACTTCTTAAGAGTCAATTCTAAACTAGCAACCGAAACGATTTGCTTAAATAGATGATTCTGATGATCAAAATATTTCATTACTACAACTAGTGAAATATTTTTCAGTGACTTATCTAAAATCTTTCCTTTTAACCGATAAGTTACTTTCATCAACTTTTACAACTGTTCCAAACCACATAAGCGCAATCATAACAGAAGCTAATCCAACCTTACTCTTTCTCAACGAAAAAATTTCAGTCTGTCTATTCATTTTTTCTCCTTGTTTTCTATCATTTAATACTCAACACACAGTGCCTACTCTAATTATAGAAAACCAATCTCACATAGTATTATGTTTCGTTTGTTTTTTATCTAATCTGCCCATGCTCATTCCTAAGAATATGCCTCAAAACAAAGCTGGGCTCAAGCCCAGGACTACTACTCAGAGTTCGTCTTCCCACTCCCAAAATAAAAAATACCAGCTACACCACATAGCTGATATTTCAGATAATTATTTTGTACTTCTGAAACAAGCTTCATAGGTCTGTTCCATCAACATGGTAATAGTCATCGGACCAACACCACCTGGAACTGGGGTAATATAACTTGCCACTTCTGATACCTCATCGTATTTGACATCACCGATTAGCTTGCCATTTTCATCACGATTCATACCAACATCAATCACCACGGCACCTGGCTTAACAAATTCTTTGGTCACAAAATGACCACGACCAATGGCAACAACAAGAATATCGGCCTGACGAGCAAGCTCTGGCAAGTTTTTGGTGCGAGAATGCGCAATCGTTACAGTAGCATTGGCATCCAGCAGCAGCTGTGCCATCGGTTTACCAACAATATTAGAACGACCAATAACTAAAGCTGACTTCCCTTCCAGCTCAATCTGATATTCCTTGAACATTTCCATAATTCCTGCTGGAGTAGATGGAATCATGACAGGATGACCTGACCAAAATTTCCCCATATTAGTCGGATGAAAACCATCCACATCCTTATCTGGGTCAATGGCCAACAAGACCTTCTCCTCGCTGATGTGGGCTGGTAAGGGCAATTGCACCAAAATACCATGCCATTCATCATCCTGATTATAGCGCTCAATCAAATCCAACAAGTCTGACTCAGAAATCGTATCTGGAACGCGAACAACCTCACTCTTGAATCCAGCAGCTAGAGCTGACCGCTCCTTATTCCGTACATAGACCTGACTAGCAGGATTTTCGCCAACTAAAATAACTACAAGACCTGGTACCAATCCCTTTTCTTCTTTTAATCGAGCAGTTTTCTCCGCCAAGGCAGCCTGCAATTTTACACCTAGTGCTTTCCCATCAATGACTGTCATACCTACACTCCTTTTGTTTTTTCTATTATACCCTAAAATTCTCCGACTGACTATACTTGTACAAAGTAGACTATAGCATATAGCAAAAAACTCCGAACAATGTCGGAGTCGTACTTATTTGTTCATTTACAGTCATTTGAATTAACTTTGATACATCGTCACTTTCGACTTGCCGTACTTTAGTACAGCCTGCGCCTCAGTTCCTTGTCTGAAAGCTAATTCATTCGACTATATTACAAGACCTTAGACAAGAAATCCTTGGTCCGTTCTTCCTTGGTATGTTCAAAGACTTCTTCAGGCGTTCCATCCTCCACGATGACACCGCCATCCATAAAGATAACCCTGTCAGCTACCTCACGCGCAAATCCCATCTCATGAGTCACGATAACCATGGTCATCCCTGACTTGGCCAAATCCTGCATAACAGCAAGAACTTCACCAACCATTTCAGGATCTAGTGCAGAGGTCGGTTCATCAAAAAGTAGGACATCTGGGTCCATGGCCAGACCACGTGCAATAGCGATCCGCTGTTGCTGACCACCTGAAAGACTTTGTGGATAGGCATTCGCCTTATCTGGCAATCCTACCTTTTCAAGTAATTCCTTAGCCTTCTTCTCAGCCTCATCCTTTGCAATTCCCTTTGTCTTAATAGGTGATAAAGTAATATTATCTAATACCGTCATATTTGGAAAAAGATTGAACTGTTGAAAAACCATTCCCATCTTTTCACGCATCTTGAAAATATCATTTGACTTGTCAGTAATATCAACACCTTCAAATGTAACAGTTCCCTTGGTTGGTACTTCTAAGAGGTTCATTGTACGTAAGAAAGTCGATTTCCCTGACCCTGATGGACCGATAATAACAACCACCTGACCTTGTTGAATATCTAAATCAATTCCTTTTAGAACCTCATTCTTTCCGAAGTACTTATGTAAATCCTTGATAGAAATAATCGCATTAGACATGGAACTGCCCTCCCTTGTTCAACTTTTTCTCAAACGACTGAATAATCACTGTTAGCACCGTTGTCATAATTAGATAATAGCTCGCTGCAAATACAAGTGGTGTTAAAGGAATATAAGAAGTGGATTGAACTGTCTGAGCACCGTTCCATAATTCCATCACACCGATGGTTGACAAAAGTGAACTATCCTTAACAATAGTCACAAATTCATTTCCTAAGGCTGGAAGAATATTCTTGATAGCCTGTGGCATGATAACGTAACGCATCGCCTGCTTTGGTCTAATACCAAGCGAATAAGCTGCTTCCAGCTGTCCTTTTGGTACAGCATTAATACCTGCACGAACAGTTTCAGATACATAGGCACCCGAGTTCATCGAAATAACAATGATACCTGGAATCAAGCGCGTCAAATCAACCGTCAAAATTCCAAGCTGAAAAGTTGGTGCTACAAAATGTGTCATCGCAAAAGCAATCATAATCTGGACAATCATCGGTGTCCCACGGAAAATCCAGACATAGATATTGGCAGTCCAAGCTAAAACTTTATACTTACTACGCTGAGCAAAGGCAAGCAACACACCTAAAATACTACCAAAAAATACTGAGAAAAATGCAATAATGAGGGTAACAATTGCCCCATAATTAAAATAAGCCCAATACTCAGGCAAAAAAGAAAAATTCATTCATCTTACTCCAATTCTGTCATTTAGAGTCTATTATACCATTTTTGAATATTTATGCAATACTTTTATTTATAATATTCAATTTACACAAGAAAAAAGCACCCTTAGGTGCCTCTCACTTCTTCTTAGTACAATAGCTCATAGATTTCCATTGCAATCAAGTCAATGCTGTCAAACGCGTACGTTTCACGAGCAGCAACATCACGCAAGGTAAATACTGAACCATTTTCCTCGTCATAGCTATAAGCCACTTCTGCAACAACAATACCATCACGTTCGAAATTACGTTTCAACGTACCGCCGTCATTAGCCATAGCCTCCAGACGATTGATAATTCTCACCAAATGTGATTCCATATTCGTTCTCCTAATCCTTTTTATAGGAATATTTTACCACATATTGCCAAAAAAGTCTTATTTTTTCCCTATTTTCTTCCTATCGCCCTATTTTTCATAGAAAGTTTTTCCAAGCGTAGCAGTTTCTTGATTTTTCTATGAATCTTGTTATAATAAAGCTAGAACTGACCTTTTTTGACTATTTAACAATAGGTCACATTTTTTCACAGAAAGAGGTAGAATTATGCTCTGCAAAAATTGTAATATCAACGACGCAACGATCCATCTCTACACCAACTTAAACGGTAAACAGCAGCAGGTAGACCTCTGTCACAACTGCTACCAAATCATGAAAACAGACCCTAATAATGCCATCCTACGTGGGTTGGGAGATTTAACAAATCCTAACAATATGGATCCCTTTAGTGAATTTTTCAATCACCTAGGTGGCTATCCTGGCAATACCCCTGCTGGAAAAAATCGCGAACAGACTCCTCCCACTCAAGCCGGTGGGCATAATGGACGTGGTGGACAGACCCCTCCTCCGCAACAACCCCAACAACCAAATGGACTCCTTGAAGAATTTGGTATCAACGTTACCGAAATTGCCCGTCGTGGGGATATTGATCCAGTAATCGGTCGCGATCAAGAAATTACCCGTGTCATCGAAATTCTAAACCGTCGTACAAAAAACAACCCTGTTCTTATCGGTGAGCCTGGTGTAGGTAAAACAGCGGTTGTTGAAGGCTTGGCTCAAAAAATTGTCGATGGCGATGTCCCACAGAAATTACGAGACAAGGAAGTCATTCGTCTGGATGTTGTCAGCCTCGTACAAGGAACAGGTATCCGCGGACAATTTGAAGAACGCATGCAAAAACTCATGGAAGAAATCCGTAATCGTCGCGAAATCATTCTTTTTATTGACGAGATTCATGAAATTGTCGGTGCTGGCTCTGCAGGCGATGGTAACATGGATGCAGGCAATATCCTCAAACCAGCCCTCGCACGTGGTGAAATGCAACTAGTCGGTGCAACAACGCTCAACGAGTACCGTATCATTGAAAAAGATGCCGCCCTAGAACGCCGTATGCAACCTGTAAAAGTTGAAGAACCAAGTGTCGAAGAAACCATTACTATTCTCAAAGGTATCCAAAATAAATACC is part of the Streptococcus suis genome and harbors:
- a CDS encoding YSIRK-type signal peptide-containing protein (The YSIRK form of extended signal peptide directs nascent proteins to the cross-wall site, while signal peptides lacking YSIRK direct proteins instead to the cell pole. A large fraction of YSIRK proteins are surface proteins anchored by sortase-mediated processing of a C-terminal LPXTG motif.) — translated: MNRQTEIFSLRKSKVGLASVMIALMWFGTVVKVDESNLSVKRKDFR
- a CDS encoding bifunctional methylenetetrahydrofolate dehydrogenase/methenyltetrahydrofolate cyclohydrolase; translation: MTVIDGKALGVKLQAALAEKTARLKEEKGLVPGLVVILVGENPASQVYVRNKERSALAAGFKSEVVRVPDTISESDLLDLIERYNQDDEWHGILVQLPLPAHISEEKVLLAIDPDKDVDGFHPTNMGKFWSGHPVMIPSTPAGIMEMFKEYQIELEGKSALVIGRSNIVGKPMAQLLLDANATVTIAHSRTKNLPELARQADILVVAIGRGHFVTKEFVKPGAVVIDVGMNRDENGKLIGDVKYDEVSEVASYITPVPGGVGPMTITMLMEQTYEACFRSTK
- a CDS encoding amino acid ABC transporter ATP-binding protein, whose amino-acid sequence is MSNAIISIKDLHKYFGKNEVLKGIDLDIQQGQVVVIIGPSGSGKSTFLRTMNLLEVPTKGTVTFEGVDITDKSNDIFKMREKMGMVFQQFNLFPNMTVLDNITLSPIKTKGIAKDEAEKKAKELLEKVGLPDKANAYPQSLSGGQQQRIAIARGLAMDPDVLLFDEPTSALDPEMVGEVLAVMQDLAKSGMTMVIVTHEMGFAREVADRVIFMDGGVIVEDGTPEEVFEHTKEERTKDFLSKVL
- a CDS encoding amino acid ABC transporter permease; the protein is MNFSFLPEYWAYFNYGAIVTLIIAFFSVFFGSILGVLLAFAQRSKYKVLAWTANIYVWIFRGTPMIVQIMIAFAMTHFVAPTFQLGILTVDLTRLIPGIIVISMNSGAYVSETVRAGINAVPKGQLEAAYSLGIRPKQAMRYVIMPQAIKNILPALGNEFVTIVKDSSLLSTIGVMELWNGAQTVQSTSYIPLTPLVFAASYYLIMTTVLTVIIQSFEKKLNKGGQFHV
- a CDS encoding DUF1797 family protein, with product MESHLVRIINRLEAMANDGGTLKRNFERDGIVVAEVAYSYDEENGSVFTLRDVAARETYAFDSIDLIAMEIYELLY